The following coding sequences are from one Desulfosporosinus orientis DSM 765 window:
- a CDS encoding MBL fold metallo-hydrolase: MRKSRLFYVLVICITLLVTGCGNTSTTTATSTSSSQTSVDQGEELNNNQPTPMNAHGNLQVHFIDVGQADSILIKASDGTAVLIDGGNNPDGPNVVNYLKSQQVKELAAVIATHPHEDHIGGLDTVINSFPVKAVYMPDASTTTKTFEDFISAVAASGAKRIQAKVGVKLDVPGLTGQFIAPNGSGYEDLNNYSAVLRLTYGKVSFLFTGDAEEVSETEMLGSGQIVKADVLKVGHHGSSSSTSSAFLKAVSPKYAVISVGADNDYGHPTASTLSKLSGAGVKVFRTDLDGTIVATCDGESVTFNKKGSAPASVSITSIDLAGEIVTLVNDGSSAVDLTGWKLVSEKGNQTYSFPSGITIPAGGTLKVLSGSKAESSTGALLWTKSDVWNNDGDPGSLYNAQGQVVSVK; the protein is encoded by the coding sequence ATGCGGAAATCTAGATTATTTTACGTTTTGGTAATATGTATAACCCTTTTGGTCACTGGTTGCGGAAACACATCAACAACGACTGCCACTTCCACTTCGAGCAGCCAGACATCAGTTGATCAAGGTGAGGAATTAAACAACAACCAGCCAACGCCCATGAACGCACACGGAAATCTACAAGTACATTTTATCGATGTTGGCCAGGCTGACAGTATTTTAATCAAAGCCTCAGATGGTACAGCAGTACTTATCGACGGAGGAAATAATCCGGACGGTCCCAACGTAGTAAACTATCTGAAGTCACAACAGGTTAAAGAACTAGCAGCAGTAATCGCCACCCACCCTCATGAGGATCATATTGGTGGGCTTGATACAGTGATAAATAGTTTTCCAGTAAAAGCAGTCTACATGCCAGATGCTTCAACGACGACGAAAACCTTTGAAGACTTTATATCTGCTGTTGCTGCTAGTGGAGCCAAACGAATCCAGGCTAAGGTGGGGGTTAAACTAGATGTCCCTGGGTTAACTGGACAATTCATAGCTCCCAACGGGAGCGGGTACGAAGACCTGAACAATTATAGTGCAGTCTTAAGACTGACGTATGGGAAAGTAAGCTTTCTTTTTACAGGCGACGCCGAAGAAGTTTCTGAGACCGAGATGCTGGGGAGTGGGCAGATTGTGAAAGCGGATGTGCTTAAAGTTGGGCATCACGGCAGTTCGTCGTCTACAAGTAGTGCTTTCCTAAAAGCAGTTTCACCGAAATATGCAGTTATTTCCGTTGGAGCAGACAATGACTACGGACACCCTACTGCATCTACATTATCGAAGCTCTCTGGTGCAGGAGTTAAAGTGTTCAGGACGGATCTGGATGGAACGATTGTGGCAACCTGTGACGGAGAGTCTGTGACTTTTAATAAAAAGGGTTCTGCGCCTGCTTCCGTTTCCATCACTAGTATTGATTTGGCCGGCGAAATAGTGACTTTAGTCAATGATGGCAGTTCAGCAGTCGATTTGACAGGATGGAAGCTTGTTAGTGAAAAGGGTAATCAAACGTATAGTTTCCCCAGTGGTATAACCATTCCTGCAGGAGGAACCTTGAAGGTCTTAAGTGGCTCGAAAGCAGAGTCAAGTACAGGGGCTCTGCTATGGACAAAATCGGATGTATGGAATAATGATGGCGATCCTGGCTCGCTATATAATGCCCAGGGGCAGGTTGTATCTGTAAAGTAG
- a CDS encoding DUF3006 domain-containing protein, which yields MLIIDRYEGDWAVIENGGITFNLPRSLLPHDVKEGDVITISISVDQSATNERRQKGLEIMKGFFDS from the coding sequence ATGCTTATTATAGATCGATATGAAGGAGATTGGGCTGTGATTGAAAACGGAGGAATAACGTTTAATCTGCCTCGATCCCTGTTGCCCCATGATGTTAAAGAGGGCGATGTTATCACTATAAGTATTTCAGTTGACCAATCAGCCACCAATGAACGTCGCCAAAAAGGGCTGGAAATAATGAAAGGCTTCTTTGACAGCTAG
- a CDS encoding CBO0543 family protein — translation MKFIPKDKIRKALIAFLFKQVITWAVGLGVVELRLIEYPVRLFPYANRTSFSFEYFIYPSICAISRSC, via the coding sequence ATAAAATTTATTCCAAAAGACAAAATTCGTAAAGCGCTTATAGCGTTTCTATTTAAGCAGGTAATTACATGGGCGGTAGGATTAGGCGTAGTAGAACTTAGATTAATCGAATATCCTGTTAGACTATTCCCATATGCCAATCGAACAAGTTTTTCATTTGAATACTTTATTTATCCCTCAATTTGTGCCATTTCTAGAAGTTGTTGA
- a CDS encoding helix-turn-helix transcriptional regulator: MDNKIICENRTYADAMQTHDHKFVQLIMPLQGVLDIKTEAKKIKLDEAHLFLLPTSCQHTFWAKDHNKFLVLDIPQFMFQLGELDRFPGGRNYEMDEKWKAIRFLLLSEADNTLEPSRINSLFHYFYPILTEDKIPDSAKYIQRHYNENISLEKLAALEHYTVSYYCSWFKGLMHCTPMEFLKKTRIERSKQLLLGTNLNILQIAWEVGYAHQSSLNRIFKDIEGITPVEFRRKNMKMS, from the coding sequence GTGGATAATAAAATAATTTGTGAAAACAGGACTTATGCCGATGCCATGCAAACCCATGACCACAAATTTGTTCAGTTAATCATGCCGCTTCAGGGGGTATTAGATATCAAGACCGAGGCAAAAAAAATAAAGCTGGATGAAGCTCATCTGTTTTTGCTTCCCACCTCCTGCCAGCACACTTTCTGGGCGAAAGATCATAATAAATTTCTTGTCTTAGATATTCCCCAATTTATGTTTCAATTGGGGGAACTGGATCGATTTCCAGGTGGGAGAAACTATGAAATGGATGAAAAATGGAAAGCAATCAGATTCCTTTTACTTAGTGAAGCTGATAATACACTCGAGCCATCAAGGATTAATTCTCTCTTCCATTATTTTTATCCCATCTTGACAGAAGATAAGATTCCGGATTCTGCTAAATATATTCAGCGGCACTATAATGAAAATATAAGCTTGGAGAAGCTCGCTGCCTTAGAGCATTATACTGTTAGCTATTATTGTTCCTGGTTTAAAGGCCTTATGCATTGTACTCCCATGGAATTTCTGAAAAAAACGAGAATTGAGAGGTCAAAACAACTTCTTCTCGGGACAAATCTAAATATTTTACAGATTGCTTGGGAAGTGGGATATGCCCATCAATCTTCACTAAACAGGATTTTTAAAGATATCGAAGGCATTACTCCGGTAGAATTTAGGCGGAAGAATATGAAGATGAGCTAA
- a CDS encoding EamA family transporter produces the protein MKQNETFFSILVLAAAMLWGTTGTAQSFAPPGASPLSIGSIRLAVGGAALLMFAWQKGALRGKTLWYKGSTFIAAGCMSAYQLFFFAGVLKTGVAVGTVVTIGSAPVFAGLISMIFRRENPGVKWAAATLLSVIGCILLITGGKKLEVNSIGVVLALGAGVSYALYAAVSKELLESYPPEAVTGVVFSIGALFLSPVLLCYNLDWLKTIQGISVALHLGLVATALAYVIFSHGLAKISFPKAVTLSLAEPVTASALGLFLLKEKLSLVSLVGMFLVFAGLFIAALARLRKKE, from the coding sequence ATGAAACAAAATGAGACTTTTTTTTCGATACTGGTACTGGCAGCAGCGATGCTTTGGGGAACAACAGGCACAGCCCAGTCTTTCGCCCCTCCCGGCGCTTCGCCATTATCCATAGGATCTATACGCCTAGCGGTGGGAGGAGCGGCTCTTTTAATGTTTGCCTGGCAGAAGGGAGCTTTGCGCGGAAAAACACTATGGTATAAAGGGAGTACATTCATCGCTGCCGGATGCATGTCTGCCTATCAGCTTTTCTTTTTTGCTGGGGTTTTAAAAACAGGGGTGGCTGTGGGGACGGTGGTGACCATCGGCAGCGCGCCGGTGTTCGCTGGCTTGATTTCTATGATTTTCCGCCGGGAAAATCCTGGAGTGAAATGGGCTGCAGCTACTCTGCTCTCTGTTATTGGATGTATTTTGTTGATTACAGGCGGCAAGAAATTGGAAGTGAACTCCATCGGTGTTGTTCTTGCCTTGGGGGCCGGTGTTTCTTATGCACTTTATGCCGCCGTCAGCAAAGAACTTTTGGAGTCTTACCCCCCGGAAGCAGTGACCGGGGTTGTATTTTCTATCGGTGCATTATTCCTTTCTCCTGTTCTCTTATGTTACAATCTGGATTGGCTGAAGACCATTCAAGGTATTAGTGTCGCCCTACATTTAGGATTGGTTGCTACTGCCCTTGCTTACGTTATATTTTCTCACGGCTTGGCAAAAATATCATTCCCTAAAGCCGTTACGTTGTCCCTTGCGGAACCGGTTACTGCATCTGCTCTGGGGTTATTTTTGCTGAAAGAAAAATTGTCCCTTGTTTCTTTAGTCGGGATGTTTTTAGTTTTTGCCGGATTGTTTATTGCGGCTTTAGCAAGGTTACGAAAAAAAGAATAG
- a CDS encoding DUF4405 domain-containing protein, with the protein MKNSNYIKLTLDIVIVLLFTLLYNVRVFGGLAFHEMVGLGIGALFMVHILLNWQWVLKVTQRLFDRSLPGKIRFGYCLNILLLFSMAFTIISGLMISKVLFPGFAGVNGRVFRGLHSSIPYVTLVLVGVHLGLHWQWIMGLMKKVFNVKSSSTVSVAAKVVLSLILLLGSIQVLSTQFSSSIAQITTNVSVNSEQIQPNGLNDQFDKNIPTGKDGIRLGHEDGKGGNANTASVIITFLGIIGGIAVGTNYIEKQIIKKPLKPQTQN; encoded by the coding sequence ATGAAGAATAGTAATTATATCAAACTGACATTGGATATAGTAATTGTTTTACTCTTTACATTGCTTTATAATGTAAGAGTTTTTGGAGGGTTAGCCTTTCACGAAATGGTTGGCTTGGGGATAGGCGCTCTATTCATGGTGCATATTCTACTTAACTGGCAATGGGTTCTCAAAGTAACGCAGAGGTTGTTCGACCGTAGTTTGCCGGGTAAAATTCGTTTCGGTTACTGCCTTAATATTTTACTTTTATTCTCAATGGCGTTTACAATTATAAGCGGATTGATGATTTCAAAAGTGTTATTCCCAGGCTTTGCTGGCGTGAATGGACGAGTATTTCGTGGGTTACATAGCAGTATCCCTTATGTAACTCTTGTACTTGTGGGAGTTCATCTTGGGCTTCATTGGCAATGGATAATGGGTCTTATGAAAAAGGTGTTCAACGTTAAATCATCTAGTACGGTTAGTGTAGCAGCCAAAGTTGTATTATCGTTGATACTATTGTTAGGGAGTATTCAAGTTCTTTCCACACAATTTAGTTCTAGTATAGCCCAAATAACAACGAATGTTAGTGTGAACTCAGAACAAATTCAGCCAAACGGACTTAATGATCAGTTTGATAAGAATATTCCAACAGGCAAAGACGGAATAAGACTTGGCCATGAAGATGGAAAAGGTGGGAATGCGAATACTGCAAGTGTGATCATCACTTTCTTAGGAATTATCGGGGGAATTGCAGTAGGTACGAATTATATAGAAAAACAGATTATAAAAAAACCCTTAAAGCCGCAAACTCAGAATTAG